In the genome of Mangifera indica cultivar Alphonso chromosome 9, CATAS_Mindica_2.1, whole genome shotgun sequence, the window tcattatcaaaaaaaaaattttctcattcCCCTCTCATCCCTGTGAAAAAATTTTTCTCCACTTTCTCCATTTAATttctatttgaaaaataataaaatatttattaaatatcaaaagatgtttgtaataatttaaaattttaaaaaataatttaatatgtaaaaatttaaagaatatgagATGAATTGGGTAAGGGAAAGATCCAAAAAACAACGGAGATTCTActtagggagaaggactatttcccacccaactttagatgcgttttcaaaatgtcacccacggcagatgaaaatccactttttccACCTATGAgccgttaatatggatgatttctgtttgcataagggtaaaatgtccattttacccttgttagatgaaatgacaaaaatacccctcaatttagtctgtaaaattcatctcaaaattgatgtaagggttttaccattcaccctccttaggttttagaaactaacatttcaccttacctaaagtttttaaactttgaaaactaacattttcacccccaaacctagggtttccataattttcaaaatgcagccgccccccataactttcaaaagtagcagtttcacccccattcttcaacttcatctctcgACGTTGTCTCcgacgtcgtcaccggccttctccttctcttggtgcgacgGTGGTGGtacgatgaagagatcttcatcttcttgtcgcacggtgcgacgaagagacagagatctcttcgtcgcaccaccgtgcgacaaagaggtctctcttcgtcgctccacccagacgacgaaggacgactcttcgccgtccttcgtcgctcgttgcGTGGTCCAGAGgctacgacgaaggacgacgtaGCGTCGTCcctcgtctgttcttccagatttggacgacgcttcgtcatccagatctgggcgacgaagggtcgtccttcgtcgtcctttgtagtcggagatgggagatcggtcgatTGCGTcagccgtcggtggtggccggtgaaggaagcaaaccctaggggtgaaatctaaacttttcaaactttgaggatgggttagttattagtttttaaaacctagaggggggaaacggtaaaactttaaagttttaaggttttaaatagtaaatgacgattttgcccttgtccctaactgaaaaattggacggcagtttggtcataggtgggaaaagtggattttcatctgccatgggtggcattttgaaaacgcatctaaagttgggtgggaaatagtccttctcccttctACTTATCTCTATTCCCGTCCCGACTTTATCAATTTAGGATGAGATAGGGTGAAGGTCCAATTCTGTGAACCGAATTGTCATCTTTTAAGTCCAAATCTCAAGTCCCATCGTATATCTTATTGTAGGCCCTCCTCGCAAGCAGGTATCTCTGTCTCAGCTCTGTGTGCGCTAAAAAGTCATGGCTACAACAGCTATATACTGTTTCAATTTTATGGAGCGGGCATTTCTTAGAGTCTGGTTTCCATATGACTGCCACCAAACCCCAACGGTCCCTTCCAACCCATGCAGCTTTTGTTGCAGTTCCTTTGTAATCTCTTTTATACATTCCGTTTTATTCAGGGTTAGTATGTTTAATTAGTTTCAGTTGTGTGTCTCTTGCTGACAACTTTCTATATGTAGAaccaaaattgtaaattttttatccttataaATAATGCATGATGGAAATGTTATATTTGTTGTTTAGATTGATACACACCCCATAAATGGCAAAGAATGCGGAATCCCAAAGAGAAGATTTAGATTTAAACTCGACAAAACTATACCaaaataaaattcttgaatTATCCTGTAATCTAAAAAGATCAAACCCTTGAAATTTGTAACCATGAGTCGTTCAATACTTAAAATGTCTTCCGAAAAGAGAAGTACATACCCattgtttataatttcaatttgttCTTTATATTCTTGTCTTATATAAGGAATCCTAAAGGACAAACTATATCCTTTTTACCTTTTTCATGAAtcaaagtttttaaattgaaaaaccaTCTTGCAAAGCATGTTGACTGTAGGTACTAGACAAATTATCATTCTCTTCCCTGTTAAAGGAACAAATATGAAGTGGGTGATGATGGTGATAGAGTAATAATGAATGGCGTCAACCCCGTTTATGCAAATGTGGATTAGGAGTCGCTAGAGCCAACCAAGTCCCAAGTGGCTTGGACAAACAAGAAGATGAAGCTGAGGAGAATCCCCTTCTCTTCTGCTCATACTCCATTAGCATTTCCTTTCCTTCACCTTCCAGATTTTGCCTCATGCCACTCTCTTGCTTTTCATGTTGCAACTGTGACAAAATGCATGGCAACTTTAGCATATCATCTTCAATATACATAGCAAATAAACTGATGATGAAAGTGAAATTGAGATACAGCGAGAAGTTATACATACACATGAAGCATCAGTGGTGGTGGTCTCATTTTGGTTGTTGGGAATGACATTGAGGTTAATAAGAGAGGTTTTGGTGCTGCTAGAAATGGCAACATCCGCAGTAGTAGTGGTGTTTTTCACAAACTGGGTGGCGGTGGTTTCAGGAGGAAGAGGATGATTAGTCAAAGTGACAGCAATGGGGCGCCTCTCAGGCAGTGGCTTGACAAGGGATATTGAATGGTTTCCCAAATTAGGCAGGCCGGGAGATGGAAGTAGGCGTGGTGGTGAGTTGGAGGACGAGGAGACTGAGGGAGGTGTTGGAACCATAAAGAGATCTTCAAGAGGGACCACATCTTTAGCCTGATCGGGAGACATTGCCATGTCTGGCCACAGAAAGCTCCCCTGGGGCCTGCATATCCTGAAGCCGCTCTTTAGCCTTTCTATTTTTGCGGCTTTGTCTTCTGGCTTTGTCCTTTTTGCTGTATCTGCAGGTGGTACTGTAGCTGTCTtgtcattttcttgtttttcattcGACACATTTCCCATTTGTTCTTTCATTTTCGGCTCCTCTTCTTTTGTCTTCTTCTCATTTCCTGAGGATGATGATGGCATTGTTGATCCCACATGCAGTTCTACTTTATTTGGCTCCTCCAGTGATGATTTCAGCTTCTCTATGAGGACCTGCATGCATGATCACCATTAATTTATGCCATGCCTGAAATTAATTAAAGCCCTGAACTGTAACTGAGACACCATAAATAACCAACTCATCACTAAGATATTAATTGACAGAAATTTCAAGGCAGAAAAACCTATTAGAAATAAATGGAAACTCAGTAATTGAAGGTTTAATAATGGAGTACCTCCATTCCACATAGAGAATGTGAAACTTCCATCATTTGTTCTTCAATTTTAGCTTTCTTATTCATCAAATCCGCATACATCTCCTGCCAAAACAATCCAACAAACACCTATAGTGTTACATTAAGCATAAACTTGGGATCAAATCCACTCTTCACTAGTTAATTATTTACCTTCAATGGAAGCAAGAAATTATCATGATCGAAGTTCTGACTGGTAACACAAGAACTTGGAGTATTCACAACTGCCATGTCATCGTCTTGCTTCTTTAACAAGAGCTCCTGCATGTCCCTGAAGATTTCAAACAAAACAGATGAATATTAGTACTATTCTACATTATTTTGTTACGGAGAAATGATAAAAGTTGCAGCCACGTAAAAACCTTTCCATTTTGGCCATGGCTTTCTTGAGCCGCTTGAACTCCATAGCACAAACAGGATCCTGAGTTGGATTATCGCCGATGCTCCACCCCGGCGGCGGAATCCAATAAGGATCGTCAACACCGGCCGCTTTCCTAATATTAACCAAATCAACGCTCTCCAAATAGTACTCCATTGCTCCGTCGGCGTTATGCCTCCTGCGAAACCTCTCTTTTCCCCCTGGCGCCACCTTCCCGGCCATGTGTTTCAGCAAATGATCCAACAGACCGGTATCGCCAATCAATTTCCTCGCCTCCGCTCTCAACGCCGGCCTCAATATCGGTTTCCCGAACACGGCTTCTTTCTCCTTCAATACCTTCAACATGTTGATCTCCGCCATTTTATACCTCTCTTTCGACCATCTATAACTCAAGTCCTtcgtctttttcttcttcttcgtcgTCTTCTCACCACAGCTAGCAACTGCTCGCTTTCGCTTCCGTGTCTCCGTCATCTCCTCACGTGACGACTGATCTAGCTTCATATCTTCCACCTCATCGTTTCTCAGGATCTGAGCTTTCTTCCTTTTGCCCCACTTGAGCATCCCTATACTCTTGAGCTCAGTCCAGCACCGCCCATTCTTGGAAGGCTCCAATAAGACAGCTTCCTCCGGTTCCGTGGTGTACTTTTCGTCCAGTAAaggcatcttcttcttcttcttcttctttaatcttAGTGTTTGGCGAGAGAGTATAAAAAGATATGTGCGATTTGTGTTGGCTAGCTTAGTACAAATTGGGATCAGTACTTGTCTGCTCAAAGTAAGCAAACTGCTTTTAGCGGCGTCGTTTTAAGGGTCTAttctttttgtttcctttttaaaattaattattaatttaattttctttttttaaaaaatgaatattcagTGCAGAGGAGAGGagacaataaaatttgaatcgaaatcgcagaataataattatgttaatGATAACATCCCTCCGTGCCCATGCGCTTCATATCCCGCACGTAAAACAGAAACACAAAAAAGGCTGATTTGGGTCAAAAAGCAAACGCGCTTGTTACGCACGTGAGGACACGTGGAGTTGACATGTTGTAACAGAAAGAACGACGGGAGAGAGGACAGCACCTTTCACAAATGCAAGCACGAACATGGGATTTgagcttttcttttctttgtttaaagaGAGTTGAAATTAGTTAGAGTAATTTTTTATGCGTAAATAATTCAtacaatttcatataaaattaataatatattattatataattaaataatttaaatttaaaaataaaataatatctaattataattaattatacataaagttatatacataattttattataaaaaaatatatctcttAATCATCATTCATATAAGAAagtaaatacattttttattcaagaataataagaaaaactTTATGAGAAAGTTAAcgttttttatcaaattgaaatcaTATCATTGAcgtatttattcattttagtttaatttaaatataaataaattttaaataccatgtttacattaaaaatattcaacattcataatttaaatgtaatttctCATTTTCGTCTTGAAATATGTCATAAGAAACAACTCCAAAGTTAGAGTCATGCTTGC includes:
- the LOC123225682 gene encoding protein DYAD-like; this encodes MPLLDEKYTTEPEEAVLLEPSKNGRCWTELKSIGMLKWGKRKKAQILRNDEVEDMKLDQSSREEMTETRKRKRAVASCGEKTTKKKKKTKDLSYRWSKERYKMAEINMLKVLKEKEAVFGKPILRPALRAEARKLIGDTGLLDHLLKHMAGKVAPGGKERFRRRHNADGAMEYYLESVDLVNIRKAAGVDDPYWIPPPGWSIGDNPTQDPVCAMEFKRLKKAMAKMERDMQELLLKKQDDDMAVVNTPSSCVTSQNFDHDNFLLPLKEMYADLMNKKAKIEEQMMEVSHSLCGMEVLIEKLKSSLEEPNKVELHVGSTMPSSSSGNEKKTKEEEPKMKEQMGNVSNEKQENDKTATVPPADTAKRTKPEDKAAKIERLKSGFRICRPQGSFLWPDMAMSPDQAKDVVPLEDLFMVPTPPSVSSSSNSPPRLLPSPGLPNLGNHSISLVKPLPERRPIAVTLTNHPLPPETTATQFVKNTTTTADVAISSSTKTSLINLNVIPNNQNETTTTDASCLQHEKQESGMRQNLEGEGKEMLMEYEQKRRGFSSASSSCLSKPLGTWEENDNLSSTYSQHALQDGRKERERRATTGGQEEGHWGQHKEQEKEQQWLLYSCRKMQNSCVHFWLVASAGYIQSGVWKKLEILEEGENSLKDKRSWPILFGIALNQ